The Rutidosis leptorrhynchoides isolate AG116_Rl617_1_P2 unplaced genomic scaffold, CSIRO_AGI_Rlap_v1 contig302, whole genome shotgun sequence genome has a window encoding:
- the LOC139882743 gene encoding uncharacterized mitochondrial protein AtMg00810-like, translated as MGLSKLPDSGKFSESLIAAGFQQSRFDYAVFTWTKGTSSIYLMIYVHDILIMGNDEVAIKGFKQYLHSTFHIKDLGLPKYFLGIEIARSYQGISLSQRKFALEIISKAGLSVCKLAIIPIEQNVKLTIVDYDAGISQETDPVLEDPSVHAQAEVVSHERCTESDYATCPMSRRSTTGLCIKLGDYLLSWKTKKQPTVSLSSAEAEYQAMAKTTCEMVWLRGLLRDLGV; from the exons ATGGGTTTAAGCAAGCTTCCAGACAGTGGCAAATTTTCTGAGTCCCTAATAGCTGCCGGTTTTCAACAGTCCAGATTTGATTATGCTGTTTTCACATGGACTAAAGGTACGTCATCTATATACTTGATGATATATGTACATGATATACTTATTATGGGAAATGATGAAGTAGCTATCAAAGGTTTCAAGCAATACTTGCACTCTACTTTCCACATAAAAGATTTAGGGTTGCCAAAGTATTTTCTTGGAATCGAAATTGCACGATCATACCAAGGAATCTCCCTCAGCCAGAGGAAATTTGCATTGGAAATCATATCAAAAGCAGGTTTGTCAGTATGTAAGCTAGCTATAATTCCAATTGAGCAAAATGTCAAACTAACCATAGTAGATTATGATGCTGGAATATCTCAAGAAACCGACCCCGTACTCGAAGATCCA TCAGTTCATGCACAAGCCGAAGTAGTCTCACATGAACGCTGCACTGAAAGTG ATTATGCGACCTGTCCAATGAGCAGAAGATCCACAACCGGTCTCTGTATTAAATTAGGGGATTATTTGCTTTCATGGAAGACAAAGAAGCAACCAACTGTCTCATTATCCTCAGCAGAGGCAGAATATCAAGCCATGGCAAAAACCACATGTGAGATGGTGTGGTTACGAGGATTACTTCGAGATCTTGGGGTATAA
- the LOC139882744 gene encoding uncharacterized protein — protein sequence MAKLIGGERCNRPATKWEVGDVQTISIREDVWLPFERLIGPANRNDPRVVAELIDHETKEWDMSRVNELFKENVVKEILAQPLSLHPRSDKLVWTANSSSSYTVKSSYNRIHNRAYLSTKHNPSSSCQVPKLIWNEIWKLPTSPKICFLLWHIRNNSLSTTENLYKRQMIPDPTCQICGKAPETTEHLFLLCEWT from the coding sequence ATGGCAAAGCTTATTGGTGGGGAGAGATGCAATCGACCAGCCACTAAATGGGAGGTTGGTGATGTACAGACAATAAGTATTAGAGAAGATGTATGGCTCCCTTTTGAAAGACTTATAGGCCCAGCAAACAGGAATGATCCAAGAGTGGTGGCTGAATTAATTGATCACGAAACAAAGGAGTGGGATATGAGCAGAGTAAATGAACTGTTCAAGGAAAATGTTGTGAAAGAGATTCTTGCCCAGCCTCTTAGCTTGCATCCCCGCTCAGATAAGCTTGTCTGGACAGCCAACAGCTCGAGTTCCTATACTGTGAAGAGTAGCTATAACCGAATACATAACAGAGCCTACCTCTCCACCAAACACAACCCATCCTCCTCCTGCCAGGTTCCAAAATTGATATGGAATGAGATATGGAAACTCCCGACTTCCCCCAAAATTTGTTTCCTACTATGGCATATACGCAACAATTCTCTCTCAACAACTGAAAATTTGTATAAAAGGCAAATGATACCTGATCCAACCTGTCAGATCTGTGGCAAAGCACCTGAGACAACTGAGCACCTATTCCTTCTATGCGAATGGACATAA